The Mariluticola halotolerans nucleotide sequence TCGACCGAGCCGTGCCAATCGACATGTTCGGGATAAAGATTGGTGATGCCGGCGAAATCGACTGCAAAATCCATGTCGGCAGTCTGATAGGACGAGAGTTCAAAGACGACGGTCTTGTGATGGTCGCGGATATCGAGCGGGGCGACGCCGACATTACCGGCAAGGCCTGCATCGACGCCTGAATGGGTCAGCATCAGCCAGGTGAGGGTGGCGGTGGTGGATTTGCCCTTGGTGCCGGTGATGGCGATGACCTGCCGGTCTTTACGGAAATGCGCGCCCCAGAGATTGAGATTGGAGGTGACCGGGATATGGGCGTGACGGGCCGCATCGAAAATCGGCTTGTAAAGCGAGACGCCGGGGCTTTTGACGATCAAGCCGAACTGGTGGGCCATGATGGCATCGGGCAGGGTATCGACGGCAATGAAACTGGTGCCTTCAAGCTCGACCGGGCCGGAATCAGCGGTGACGAAAATCTCGGTTTCAGGCGTGATTTCCTTGAGAAAGGCCAGAGTCGAGCGGGCTTCGCGGCCGGCGCCGTAAAGCAGGACAGGTTGGTCAAAGCGCATGTTTGGCTACCTGCTCTGCCAGATTGGCCGGGATGAGGTGGTCATTGGTGTCAGCCTTTAAATCGGCCATCGCGGTTTGAAGCGGGGTGGCGCCATATTGGGCTTCGAGGTCGGCCTTTAGGGTTTTGACCAGCAGATCATCCTGCCAGTCCGGGCGCTTGGTGAGGGTCCAGAGACAGGCGGCGGCCTCAAGGATTTCGCCGACGCATTCCCATGGCTTTTGCCCGGCAAGGCCGGTCAGTTCGCGATAGGGCAATTCATTTTGCGGCTTGGCGAGGAGGTTCTGGCCGAAAATGGCGAGCAGGCGCTGTTTGTCCATTTCGGGGGCGAGGATGAGGAAGGTGAAATGGCATTTGGGGCATTCGCCGCACCAGAGCGGGCCATCATGGCCGGAGAGTTTGAAATTGCGGTTGCAGCTGGAAAACACCTTGTCGAAGCGGCTTTCGCGGGCGAACAGAGCAGCAATGCGTGCTTCGGAATAGGGGCGGAGCAGCGAGAAATAGCCGAGCGCGCCGCCGGTGGCATTGCTGAGGGTTTCAGCGATCAACCGCTCGAAGGGCAGTGATTTGGAATGCTGGTGATTGGCCTCGCGCCCGTCAAACGTCATATTGCCTTCGCTGGCCGAGCGCTCGTTGGAGAGGGCGATGCGGTTATAGCCGAACAATAAGGCGGTGAGGGCGGCGATCATCGAATTGATGGCGGTTGAGGGGACGTGGCCGTTATAATAGCCCTTGGTGGTGCCGAGCCGGATCATTTCCGCATCAAGCGTGCGGGTGACATAGAGCGCGGGCTTGCCGATCTTTTCGACCGAGGTCAGGATCGGGCCTTTGGGATTGACCGCGAACGGGGTGAAGGCAAGCCCAGCTTTTTCCAGCAATTGCACGCTGACGAGGGAATCCTTGCCGCCGCCAATGGGGATCAGGATCCGGTCGGGGAGTTTGGGTGCGGCGATGGCTGTGGTGTCGGTTCTGGCACTTATGTTCAGCTTGCCGAAGCGCTTGAGATTATTGCGGGCATAGAATTCGCCGAGGCCGTTTTCATAGACGTCGCGCACGAAATCGAGTTCCGCCGGGGCAAGGGCGATATCGGGCAGGGCGATGTCGAACGGGGCCAGCAGTTTGAAATAGCTGACGCCAAGAACAGCGGCAGTGAGATCGAGCAATTTGGCGAAGGCAGGCGCTTTTGCGGCCGCAATATCGGTATCTTGCGGGAAATGCAGCGTTTCGGTGAAGTGCAGATCACCCAATTGATAGGCGAACCGCGCAGTGGCGGTTGCGGGCTCATAGGCCGGTTTGGCAATGATAAAACTGAGTTCGGTCACTGAGAGCCTGCTTTGTGCGTGGTTGACACAAGGAGGTAAGAGAACGGCGCGGTTATGGCAAGTATCGCATTGCTCGACCTAATAGATGCGCATCTGCAGGCGCAGCACAATATCGTCGCCAATGCGCTGATAGCCATATTCCTTGAGAGTGCAGGACCATTTATTGCCGGTGCGCTCGATATTGAACAGATTATAGCGGGCGGGATCTTCGCCGTGACCGGCATCGGCGGAACCCGCCGTGACGCTTACCACCGGCACTTCCCCATTGGGGCCGGGGATTTCGTTGATCGAGGCGCGATGGGTGTGCCCGTGCAGAACCATTTCAGCACCGGATTCTGCGACGGCGTCCCGGAAGCGGGAAGCGCCCCAAAGGCCAACGCGCGGATGTTTGGCTAATTCGTGATTGGGGGGGTGATGGATGAGAACGACACGGAAAAATCCGGCCTTACCCAGAATTTTCAGACATTGAGACAAGCGCTTTGCCTGTGCTGCAGCAAAATTGCCGGCAGCGAAAAAGGGTGGGGTGGCAATTGCGCTGGAGCAGCCGACAATCGCTACATCACCGACGCGGCGCACGAAAGGATAGGGTGCCTCGTCGATCAGCTCGCCGGTTGCATAGGGGCCGAGAGCCGCGCGGAATTTGTTTCGCGCCCCGCGTACATAGGCATCGTGATTGCCGGGGATAGCGCAGACCTTATCCGGCGGGCCGAGTGTCTTGATCCAGCGGCTTGCATTTTCAAACTCGCCGTTGAGGGCCAGGTTGACCAGATCGCCGGTGACCGCCGTCATGTCGGGGCGCTGTCCTTTCATGTGCAGGACGAGATTTTGCAGCGTATCGCGATGCATGCGCTGAGCGCGGTTGAGCTTCCAGTTCATGAAGCCGGTAATGCGCTTGCTCAGCAGATCTTTTGGGTGCACCGGGGGGAGGGGCGCCAGATGCACATCAGAAAGGTGAGCCAAAATAACCATTTTATGTCATTGCCATGGATGCGTTGCGGTGAAAATGGTGCACCGTGTTTTGGGCCCATTTTGTTGTGACTAATGGCGTGCTATCGCGGAAAGTGAAGGAGACAATATGGCGGGATTGAGTTGGCTCCGGATGCGGGCGCAGGTTTTTTTGTTTGCAAAAGGCGTGGTGCATAGGCTCACGTTTGGCGCGCGCGGCGCGCTTGTCAATGGCGAGCAGGTACTTTTGATCCGCCACACCTATGTGCCGGGCTGGCATTTCCCCGGCGGTGGGGTTGATCCCGGGGAAACTGCAGAAGCGGCATTCCGGCGCGAAGTTTTTGAGGAAACCGGGTATCGGGTTGTCGGTCCGGCGACGCTTTTCGGGCTCTATCACAATGTGCAGGCAACCAATCGTGATCATGTTGCGCTCTATGTCAGCCATGATTTCGAGGAAGGACGGCCGTTTCGGCCCAGCCGCGAGATTGCGGAAATGGGCTGGTTCGACCGCCATGCGCTGCCAGTGGATGTGAGTGCATGCACACGGCAGCGCATTGCGGAATTATTTGGCGAGGCCCCGCAACGACCGGAGTGGTAATCAGTCGAGGAATGGCAATTCCGGGCCAACCGGAATGATGCGGTGGGGATTGATCGTGGTGTGGCTCCAGTAATAATGGGTGCGGATGTGGTCGAGATGGACCGTTTCCTTAACACCCGGCCAATCATACAATTCTGTCAGCAAGCGGGAGAGATGCCGGTAGTCGGCGATTTGCTTGCGGTTGCATTTGAAATGGCCGACATAGACGGCATCGAAGCGCACCAGGGTCGTGAACAAGCGCCAGTCTGCTTCGGTCACCTGATCACCGGTAAGATAGCGGTTGTCGCCAAGAATTCCCTCGGCCCAGTCCAGCGCATCAAACAAGGCGGTGACGGCTTCGTCATAGGCTTCCTGGGTCGTGGCGAAACCGGCTTTGTAAACACCGTTATTGATGTCGTTATAGACGCGGTCATTCACTTCTTCGATTTGGGCATGCAGTGCTTCGGGGTAAAAATCTTTCTCATTGCCGGTCAGCTCATTGAAGGCTGAATTGAACATGCGGATGATTTCAGCGCTTTCATTGGAAACGATAGTGTTGCGCTGCTTGTCCCAGAGAACCGGGACGGTAACGCGTCCGGTATATTCGGGATCTGCGGCGGTATAGACCTGCCACATATAATCGGCATTGTTTATCGGGTCCTTGGTGGAGCCCATGTCGCCGGTGAACATCCAGCCATGCTCATCGGGCATTTTGGCATCGACAACCGAAACGGTGATGAGGTCTTCCAGCCCTTTCAGGGCACGGAAGATCAAGGTGCGGTGGGCCCAGGGGCAGGCATAGGATACGTAAAGATGATAACGGTCTGCCTCTGCCTTGAATCCGCCCTCGCCAGACGGGCCGGCTGATCCATCTGCAGTGATCCAGTTGCGATATCCCGCCGCGCTTCGTTTGAAACGACCACCCGTTTTTTTGGTGTCGTACCATTCCGTCGACCATTTCCCGTCTATCAACTGGCCCATGCCAAAAACTTCCTTTTTCCATTATCTCTTGCACCCCAATTTGGGGACACGGGCGGATAAACCAACCCCATTCGGGTGAACGCCGCGTTCGATATATACGCAATGATACTTTCGTTTCTGTAGACGGGCGCGGCGGGCGATGTTATTGAAGGGAAAATTACGGGAGGTTCCCAGCATGACCAGGGTGGTTCGAGGATTGCGACGATTCTGATGAGCGCTTGCGCCGTTGATTTGTCACGCCTTCTATCTGTCTGGACCTGATCATGACTGTTTCCCCGATTTCTTCGGCCAATAAGGCTGAAACGCCGGTTTCCTCAGCTGCACAATTGAGACTTGCCACTCCCGCTGACGATGCGTGGGTTGAAGAATTGCAGGCTTTAAGCTTTGGCCCGGGTCGTTATGCCCGCGCGGCATTTCGGGTGCGCGAACAATTTCCCATCGATACGACCCTCAGTCTGATTGCCGAGATTGATGGTAAACCGGTTTCTTCCGTATGGATGACACCGATTTCACTTTCTGGTGTCGATGGTTATCTGCTTGGCCCCCTGGCGACGGACCCTGCCTATCGCGGGCGCGGTGCGGCGCGTCTTCTGGTTTATGAGGTTACCAAGCTGGCGCTGAACCGCGACGAGGGACAATATGTGGTGCTAGTTGGCGACGAGCCTTATTATGGCCCCCTGGGGTTCGCACGCACCAAGCCGGGCGCGATACAGTTTCCCGGACCTGTCGATCCAGACAGGGTTCTTGTATACTCCACCGACCCGCGCCATGTGGATACATTGCATGGGCCGATTGCGGCCTTTGGTGAGCGCTAGCTGCCAGATGGAGACAGAGTGCCGGAACGTGACAACAGGATCGCGCGGATAGCGGAGAAATTGCTGGGAGGGCCTCAGTCTGTTGAGGATACCACCACCTTGCGTCCCGACTGGCAACCGCTTGTGCCACCCAAAAATCCGCCCGTGCAGGCTGCCGTTCTGATCGCGCTGGTGAAACGCGGCGCGGGATATTCGGTGCTATATACACAGCGGTCTGCAAAACTGCGCGCTCATTCGGGCCAGGTTTCCTTTCCGGGCGGAAAGATTGATCCCACAGACGCAAACGCGGCAGCAGCCGCCTTGCGTGAAGCCGAAGAAGAAGTGGCGCTGGTTGCCTCTGACGCCGAGGTTATCGGGTATTTGCCTTCGTATTTTACCGGTACAAACTATCTGATTACCCCGGTTGTAGCGGTGGTTGACCCCCGCACGCCCTTTGTGGCTAACCCTTATGAGGTTGAT carries:
- a CDS encoding metallophosphoesterase family protein yields the protein MVILAHLSDVHLAPLPPVHPKDLLSKRITGFMNWKLNRAQRMHRDTLQNLVLHMKGQRPDMTAVTGDLVNLALNGEFENASRWIKTLGPPDKVCAIPGNHDAYVRGARNKFRAALGPYATGELIDEAPYPFVRRVGDVAIVGCSSAIATPPFFAAGNFAAAQAKRLSQCLKILGKAGFFRVVLIHHPPNHELAKHPRVGLWGASRFRDAVAESGAEMVLHGHTHRASINEIPGPNGEVPVVSVTAGSADAGHGEDPARYNLFNIERTGNKWSCTLKEYGYQRIGDDIVLRLQMRIY
- a CDS encoding NUDIX domain-containing protein; translated protein: MAGLSWLRMRAQVFLFAKGVVHRLTFGARGALVNGEQVLLIRHTYVPGWHFPGGGVDPGETAEAAFRREVFEETGYRVVGPATLFGLYHNVQATNRDHVALYVSHDFEEGRPFRPSREIAEMGWFDRHALPVDVSACTRQRIAELFGEAPQRPEW
- a CDS encoding glutathione S-transferase family protein, whose product is MGQLIDGKWSTEWYDTKKTGGRFKRSAAGYRNWITADGSAGPSGEGGFKAEADRYHLYVSYACPWAHRTLIFRALKGLEDLITVSVVDAKMPDEHGWMFTGDMGSTKDPINNADYMWQVYTAADPEYTGRVTVPVLWDKQRNTIVSNESAEIIRMFNSAFNELTGNEKDFYPEALHAQIEEVNDRVYNDINNGVYKAGFATTQEAYDEAVTALFDALDWAEGILGDNRYLTGDQVTEADWRLFTTLVRFDAVYVGHFKCNRKQIADYRHLSRLLTELYDWPGVKETVHLDHIRTHYYWSHTTINPHRIIPVGPELPFLD
- a CDS encoding GNAT family N-acetyltransferase, producing MTVSPISSANKAETPVSSAAQLRLATPADDAWVEELQALSFGPGRYARAAFRVREQFPIDTTLSLIAEIDGKPVSSVWMTPISLSGVDGYLLGPLATDPAYRGRGAARLLVYEVTKLALNRDEGQYVVLVGDEPYYGPLGFARTKPGAIQFPGPVDPDRVLVYSTDPRHVDTLHGPIAAFGER
- a CDS encoding CoA pyrophosphatase, whose translation is MPERDNRIARIAEKLLGGPQSVEDTTTLRPDWQPLVPPKNPPVQAAVLIALVKRGAGYSVLYTQRSAKLRAHSGQVSFPGGKIDPTDANAAAAALREAEEEVALVASDAEVIGYLPSYFTGTNYLITPVVAVVDPRTPFVANPYEVDDVFEVPLALIARTESYGTYRLHRGNDEYRTWQIDHEGRVIWGITANLTRRFRDMALNEEDGW